ggtaacCTCATATCTTCTATctggcgtaaaactagcccaaaattgaagaaagagagtgagagagccgaagaggagagagagagagtggagaggaagcttggaaatgaaataaaaatcagatttttacatatatatagacaggggatttcgtcgacgagccagtccttcgtcgacgaattcttatTAATTTCGCTGATGAAATTTAGTCGGcaccaaaacccctctcggtatttcttcgtcaacgaagtcctgtGTTTGTCGACTAAACcatgtgtttgtcgatgaaaccctgtgttcgtcgacaaatccaggcaatcttttaaaaattattttatcccccaaatgcaatgtcattgacgaagtctacggcttccttctatttctgtttctatttctctccctcttaattattcaaattccattttattcaggtcgttacaaaacatcaacccaaaatatatatatatatatatatatatatataataacattatTTCTCAAAACGTATATGATCATGTGACAATACATATTATAATGATCAAATAAAAAACTTTGCATCGAGCTAATTTTGTGTTAATTTATGATTTCTCGTATATTGGATAAATTCATCAATACGTACATTTAGGACTATAAATTaatttgataatttaattgaatttaaattaaatttgtttaagaaAAAAATGCAGATttacataattaaaattttattgtaaTTATGTTAGCTCATAATGTTTGGACCCTTAGTGGATTTAATTTTGTTGAATTAAAGTTAGCGAATTAAATCaaacaaatagaaaataaaaatgactattaatttatgttaatatTATCCCTATCAAGTAATATGAAATttttaattagtatttttaaattaacaataatatgtTACAATACACAATCTATAAATAACATAtgattcttattttcattcaaaataTCATTAATTATATTAGCAATAATAATTATCCACATTCGTAATAAAATATCGGTAATAGTaatcattattttattaattaacatGTCCTACAAtgtcattttgatatttataaattttgaaaaataaatactatttttcatttttataattttgaatattagCAATTAGTTATCAAGTTTACAATTATTATTttctgtgattttttttttatttatatatgatgatttttcTTTGTGTTGTTTTACAACTACATTTTTGTTATGTTTTAGCTGTGCTGCATTCCAGGGTAATCTGGTATATGCCGGCTAAGGGCACCCgacgtaataaaaaaaaaaaaatatgtggacaCGCAAACACAAACAACAATGGGAAGATATGCAGAGCTCAAGAAAATCACCAACActacaaacaaaaagaaaaaaacagagCAACACCTAAAGGAGCTTagccatatacatatatatatatatatatatatatatatatatatatatatgtatatatataaacagagGAAATTGAGGAAGAGATTAACGTAGCCATTCTCTCATGAAGAAAGATCACATGCAGGTACTCAATTGGACGTTGATTTATGGGGATTCATTTTGAACTTGGATGGAATTATTTGTTTGGGTTGCaattttcaaattgaatccaaATTGGGTTCGAGCATTGTAAGTTTAGGGTTTAACTGAGGTTCAATGAGGTAATTGGAACTTCAATTGTGTGTAATTTTGGGGAAATTGAAGTTTGAGGGAGCAATTGGGGTTCAGTTTGAGATTTCATAGGCAATTAGGTCTCAATTTCACAATTGTACTTCAAGTTGGGAATCCGAGCATAATTGATTTTTAATTCATCCCATGTTTGGACAGGTTTCGAATTTGAATTGTATTAGATATGAAGAAAATGTAGTACAAAagtatattgaaatttgtccaaatccactctCAAATACTATCTAAGGTTTTCAATGTTTGAGTTTCAATTTACAATTTTTCAATGGAATTGGACTCTATTTATGTTTTAATTCTCCCATTTTGGGTGGAACTAACTCTTAATTTAGGGATTTTGAtgaaattggatttcaatttgtaATTTTTTGCAAAATTGCTTTTCAATTGCGTTCCAATTCGCGATTTTGAGTAGATTTGAGCTTCCATATTTGCAATTTTGGgtcaaattgattttcaatttaggatGTTGGGCAGTGTTAGatttattaaaaaaacaaatgGCCTAAGATCTAATTGGGCTGGAACTAAAGCAAGGAGATTGGATTCTCTATTGTTGTGAAGTGTGAATTGGATGACCAAAACACAAATTTACAAGTGATTTCAAGTCTCTCTTAGTTCTCTTCAATCATTTGCAATTTAATAAGTTTAGTTTTAACTTAATTCATCTCATTAGTAATTTACTGCTTATAAAACTATTAAGTAAGAATATAGAAATTAGAAATTTAGAATTCACTAGAATGTATAAATTTTCATCACCAGCAAATATATCACAAGGCAAGCAATAAAGGGGAAATTGTGCATTAAAAAAAGGAGCAAATATCCATTCAAACTTAAATACTTCCATTCCTTGTCAATATTGTGATTTGAAATCACAAATTACAACCATACATTAGaaaaataagtatttatttttatttttattttttacatttccatTCTTCTTTTGAACATTTTAAAGATCAAATAAATGTACAggattttcttaatttctcagGGCTTGCTCTTTTGCCAACTTTTctattcattttttcttttaagactttaaaagataaaatatgatGTAAGGTTTTCTCAATTTCCTATGGCCTACCTTTTTGCCAATTTTCTATTCACTGAGTAAATAACCATGCCCGAGTTTCTTGTAGGACGAGCAATGGATATCCTCATTTGGGATTTATTCGGTGATAAGGGAAAAGGAAAACCATTTTGGGTTATTCCAACTCCCATTAAGGTTTAATTCTCTCTCCATCCAAACTTGCTTGGAGAGAAATGGAATGCTTAAGATCGTCGAGGTGAAGGGTATGTTTGCCCATTGGAATCCTTCGAATTCCATCTTCATCCACAACAGTAAGGTGTTTGCACACATCAACAGCAATCTTGACCCGTTCTCGAGACCCAGCCACCACATGGACCTTCTCAAAACCCACCAATTGCTTGATTGGAGCTCGCTTTCCCTTTGGCGATTTAGAGAACAGAAGAATAGTGTGCGGTCCATCTATGGAGCCTATGTTTTGTACATCCACATGTACACCTAATGAGAGTTTGTCACAATTGGTGTGGGTGACCCGAATGGTGTTGCTCCATTGGGTTGAGTTTTTCAAGGCATGAAGGCTAGATACAGGTACTGAAACGGTTGTTGGGGCTTCAACCATTGTGTTGACGAATTTGGTGTAGCTTAACCCAAACCCGAAGGGAAACACTACAGGGCCATTGTAGAATCGATAGGTTCGACCTGGGTAACCCGTCAATGGGTTGGACCGCAAGGCCATATTGGTCATTGGCACCTTCGACAAGTATCTGTTTGGATACCACGTCATAGGTAGCTTTCCTCCTACACAACCAAAAAGAAAAGACATTAGGAGGGGAAAAAAGCGAACTAAatggaaccaaaaaaaaaaaaaaaaagatcatccACATTTTCGATTATCAATTCATTTTTGCCCTAAAGAGTAAATAAAAATACCTGGATTAGCTGTTCCAAACAAAACATCTGCAATAGCTTGCCCCCCCGCTTGACCTGGATATCCAGCCCATACGATTGCAGCGATACGAGGATCATTCTTAGCAAACGAGATATCAACAGGCCCACCAGACATCAAGACCAAAATGGTTGGGCCTTTCGAGGCCTGGGCAGCTCTTAATATGAGCTCCTGTTGGAGTCCAGGCAAGAGGAGCCCAGCTCTATCTAGATATTCTGCTTCAATAGACTGGTCCAAGCCCATCACTAAGATGGTGGCATCAGCACGGCGGGCCGCAACCTCTGCTCTAGCAAACAACTGGTTGTTATTGCAAGCCACGCCGTCTAAGCATCCAAGTTGATGAATGGTCTTAGCATACTTGCTAATCCCTTGTAGAGGAGATGTAAACAAGCATGGTGCACCTACATAGTCATCatataatataaatcaatataGGCCCATATGAACACTTCATATACGTTGGGCTTCTAATGTTAATATTTAGGCCCAAATGGAATTACTTGCCGTGATAGTTTCCAATCATAGTAAGTGTAGCATCGGAATTAGGCCCAATGACCGCTACAATTCGATGACGCGAAGTTGACAAAGGCAACGAGTTTCCTCGATTCTGTAGTAGAACAATGCCTTGGTGGGCAGCCTCAAGGGCAAGGCTTTGGTGGGCCTGAGTGCACACGTCTCTCGGGCCCAAGTTCCCAAATGCGTGCGCGGCTGGATCACCATCAAACATGCCCAACCTCATTTGGACTGTAAGTGTATTAGTTAAGGCCCAGTTTACATCCGCCTCACTCAACTTGCCTTTCTGCACGGCTCCCGCGGTGTGGAGTGCTAGGAAAGTCCCACAGTTCAAATCCAACCCTGAtgaatttgaaaaagaaaaaaacataaaaatcccTTGTTAGTTGTATTTGTCAATCCATGAACAACTTTACACTGTAAAAAAATGTTGTAGTGCTACTCACCTGCTCTAATGGATTGAGCAGCTGCATCTTCGGGAGTTTTCGTATAGTGTTGGTCATTGTATAATCTTTCTACAGAGTCACAATCAGACACAATGTACCTACATGTATATTTAGATCGGCGAAGATAAATTAATCATTGGTCAAAAAAATTGGTTATATACACAGTAATGAGGATGATGATGAGTGGATATTGAGTCTATTCAGTGGACAAATTATACAAACCCATTAAGATGCCATTGGCCACGAACTATATTGCGGAAGTTGGGATCAGCACAGGTGGGTCTCCCGTTAACCTGGTTGTAGGAACACATGACACTAGCAACTTGGCCTTCCATCACGCATGCCTTAAACGGTACATTAAAAGTTTCTTCCAGATCCTGCTCACTTACctaatattcaaaattttctttagaCACATAAAGAAATAAGTATATAAAAGTAAAATTATAGGTGTTTTTTACTATTCCTACTTAAGGTCTCTTAATTTTTTATCAGATTAAAGCCTTTTATTATTTATATGCATTGACATGGGCATCTAAAAATTTGTCTTCAAATTCTTGCTTTTGAGAATGAAAATAATGAGATGTATTATACATATTTTGTACAAGAAAATATATTTGGATGcaataaattttttgttttattttttaaaaattaagaattgTTTGAATAATCTAAGGCCCCGTTTAGAATTCAGAAAATATTtgagaaaggaaaggaaatgaaaacatCAAGAAATTCACATgaaaaaaagtgaaaataaataaataatatataccaaatctttgaacaaaaaaattgaatttacacatcaataatatttaatttttcctaatttagTCATAATAAAACAACTTTTcactttttataatattttatttacaagaaaaataagaagaaaaatcctTATTTCCCTTTCCTTTCCTTACCCCTAAagattctttcttcttctttcatttttGAGAGGCTGTTATTGAGCAACTGCGCTTATGGCTATTAGTGGTTGCCAAAGAGATGAGCGAAGAAACgaggatcaaaattgaaaataatgGAAACTAAGAAAAAGGATACCAGCGCATTGAAGTGGTAGCGATCTACCCCTTTCCAATTATCAAGATCATAAGCAGTGTAGTGCTTGCAACAAGCAGCGACCTTAAGGCGGTTGCCGCCGGCCATGCTCTGAAGTCCCTTTACATAGTTAACGGCATACCTAGCGACAACGGCGGGGTCTTCGCCGGGAGTCTCCTGCGCTCGGCCCCATCTGGGATCTCTCAATACGTTGACGTTTGGGCTCCAGTATGTCAGCCCTGCCGTTCCTCCGTTGTACATCGCCCTTGCTTCATCTGATACAACCTGCACGTGCATACACCATCtagacatttttaatttttaatttttttttatatatgttcatgtttgtgttttatttttaaaataaaaataattaatttgatctgaaattaataaatatattattcgTTGCTGGGATAGAGTATATTCATGAAGTGCATATTTTTGTTTGGATAATTCAATCTCTAAGTTGCGTAAAAACTTGACCTAATAAATAAagtaaataattatgaaatttaattttgtaaaattttacTTCATTATCAGAGAAAGAAAAAAGGTTTATGGATAAAccaaatattatattaattaattaactaacaAGCTAACATATGGAATGATTGGAGTGGTTTACACGGAACTACTAAAGGCAGGAAGAGTCCCGACAGTGTGGCGACTGCGCAGTGGGACTTTCATGCTTTTGCTTACGTGTTACTGATCTACCTATGACttggacacacacacacacagatatatacaTGAGGAGCATGAGCAATCACGTGCAAGTGGGAAGTCATGAAGGGTGCATGGATTGGAAAGTTCAACAAACTCTTTCGACAAAACAACAATAATAAGGAAATTTCATGGTAACTTTCATTTCCCATCCCCATTAATTTAATCTAAACTTATCATAAAAATCAATCTACAACCCATACAACTTTCGTGGCAGCACCTTATTGGTAAGACAATATAGGGCCTATATTCATTTATCCAATGAAGCATTGTCATGTAAGCCGTCGAGGACTTTCTATATAATATTCTGACCTGTCCAATCTGGCGCCACAGGGAGGCGTTGAAGGAGGCAGCCGTGGTGATGACTTGGGGGAAGCTGGTAGCACCTGGGAAGGCGCCGCCGAACTTGACGCCGGGGCCAAGATCGGAGACACCGTGGAGGGCCTCCGACCACCACTCGTAGCTCTGGATGCCGAGGCGGGGGACGGCGGCGGCGTTGTCGACGAGCAGCAGGATCTTCTCCTGCAGCGTGAGGCGTGCGATGAGGTCCCTCACCCTCTGCTGTATAGAGAGGTTGACCCTGCAGAACCCCAAGCTCCTGGTCAGCCCGTTTGCAGGGTCGCAGGCGAAGGGCCCCCGGGCATCCCCGCAACTGAacaagaaaatgaagaagaagaagaagaagacgaagaagaaagaagaattgGAAGAGTAGTGTGACAAAGGCATTTCGTCCAACAGGTGGAGGAAGGTAAGGGACGGGGATTTGTGGGTGGGAAGCGGTGAGCGGGAATGAGAGGAGGGGgagggtatatatatatgtgatcagcATGAGGATGAAGTTCATGGTCATGAACACGATGATGAATAAGATTGGGAATTAATCCACGTCAGTTGTGattaaaagggggagaatggATGGATCAGTACGTGGTACTGTAGTACTGGAGATAAATGGCCGCTGTGCtctgagagagaaagagagaaagaggttGAGGTAGTTGAGGGGATGGAGGAAGGAGAGTGAGTTTAACACGCATGTGCGTGTATAAAGAATAAGGGACGGAAATTTGTGTGGGGACTCACGGATCAGAGAATCTCTTCCCTGTAAATATATAATGTAAAACAAAAGGTATAGGCAGCGCTTAATTAAGTATTAATGTTTTAAACCGGTAAACAAACTCTGGCTCTCAGGGGAAAAAAAAGTTATGTCCTTTAGCTGCCCTCAATTGAAAACACgccaatataatttttattaattaaaaggTGTGATAGAAGGATCCTTTAGGAGTACTTTCTTATCTTTCTCTTTCCCTTCTAAAAATTTTGATGgtgtgtaaaattaattttttggtcATTAATGTGGTaggtatttttttttcctttctccttTTTCTAGATAACCGAATATAGAAAAAGGAATTATATTGTGTTTGAGTTTTTGAGATTCCGCAAATTTAATAAAGTTTTAAGAATTTAAAGAATatctaaattataaaattatatatatctatatatatatatatatatataattttctaagATTATCATGAATAAATTCTTTTgttttgtgttataaatatatcatTTCATTGCTACACCCTTCTATATTGACAAAAATATCCAAGTCACCAAACTACACAATATGCAACATATCCAATGTATGATTCATTTCTTCTATTCCCTTAACAATATTTGTgactgatatgcccataataaatcacgctaataaggACAGGTCAACGCCTGCCCATATACTGTCTCCAGGTCTGACTTTTTGACGAGTGATTAGCTTCAACCTaaaggaggagagatccacgccaacgcCCTTAATAACCGAGTAACaggcgcacgcacttatggctgGAGAGCAATTCACACCCTCACGCCATAAGTGCGAGCCAACCAgtggtcaactcaagcccctataagaagggatttggagtACAGGCAAAGGTAAGTCATAAAACACTACTCTACTGTTGCATTAAGCCTCCTTAAAAGctttcctcttacttaggcatcggagagatccctcggagtacaccccaggtcctccaagcctctcttctcttcctatttcaggtcaacgagagtcaAGGAGCATTCCAACcattttttaccccgcaacagttggcgccgtctgtgggaagaTACTTTTAGGAGGCGATATTATCTGACTCTCGACTTTCAACATTCAAACAATGCCCACCTCACGCAATTCTACCTCTTTCCCTGATACCAAAGAACCATCCCAATCCATCCAATGAACCTCCGCCGACTCATTtggtgtcagtagggaggagttccttgccttccagaaggaaatgaaagacatgctcaaccaactcttacaacagaagagtcaagaagggcacgTCCTCCCCTAACCGCAAGAGAAACCCAGCACAGACAAGCAAGCTAACGAAATAatggagaaagaagagaaaactcacctcaataagaaggtagaagatgcaaatagcgtggatgtcaaccaacaaagatccactgagctcgaggaaagaataaagaagatagattacatagagaagatgatgaaggagGGCAAAGCCAGGCCTCACTATGGGGAAACATCCCTAAAGTCCGCGGAGTCTCCGTTCAGCAAAGAGATCATGGAAGCTCCATTGCccagtagattcaagatgcccacctttgagagatacgaaggtttgtctgaccccattgatcacctggaaaatttcaaaatgttaatgcagttgcaaggggctcttgacgccatcatgtgccgagcgtttgctaccacccttaagggtaccgccagagactggtatcgaactcttcgaccaggatctgttggttccttccaagggatggagcaaatgttcatcggccacttccttagtagccggaGAGTTGCTAAAACAACAGGCCATCTAATGAGTATGGTGCAAGGGGACCGGGAGACTTTAAAGAACTTCATGCACCAGTTCAACACAGCGACCCTAGAAATCCGCAGCTTAGATATGGGGGTAGCCTTGGCTGCCTTGACAACGGCTCTCCAACCAGGAAGTTTCTTATACTCCCTAGGGAAAAAACCACCGGTGGATATGGGGGAGTTAATGATCTGAGCAGAGAAATACAtaaacctggaggagatgatggatacgagAGGAAATCGTCTAGAGCGGAAAAGGGGAAACAATGGCAGAGAATCTGGAGACACGTATAGAGCTATAAAAAGACACCAAACTAGTGCGCTGCAAACAGGTCAAAAGACTAgaggacagcacaacaagttttccacctacacacctctaaatgtaccgcgctcagagttgctgatgcagatcaaaaagaaggactacgtctcatggcctgaacctatgcgaaTGCCTCTACATAAGAGGAACATGTCTAAGTTTTgtgcattccatagggatcacggccacgacacagaagaatgcattcagctgaagaaagaaatcgaagtcctaataagaaggggacatctgtcaaggtttgtcaagaaagaaaatccacaaagggaaccaatcgagcagaggaggcatggcgcaaaagagaaggaagagcaagcTATTGGGGAAACtgcggtgatcttcggaggatccgccagtggaggagatagtgggagtgcacgcaaaagatatgctaaacaggtgtTGACGATGGAAAAaggggaaaccagtagcaaacgaaacaaGAAAGGTGACgccataacctttgacagcggagatgAAGAGGGAGTGTAGCAACCGCATGATGACACACTGGTGCTCTCCCTACTCATAGCCAATTACATGGTTAGACGTATACTGATAGACAACgggagctcggccaacatcatgttctggtccGTCTTGGTAGGGATGACGATAAGAAAGGAACGATTGAAGCCCGTCTCGACCCCCTTGGTAGGATTTAGGGGAGACACTGTTCACCCCTTGGGAACAATCACGTTACCAGTAACAATAAGGACGACCCCGCATCAGGTAACAACGCTGACAGAGTTCCCGGTGGTTAACCGACCTTCggtgtacaatgtcatcttgggttgctgttgacttgattggtcacacccagtttttgattatgacaaatactcttggtactaatggttgtactgagaattgcatgcaggatcaccttgtgcgcgcttcgagactaaaagacttattatgatggcgtgcggtgttcgtgccgatgaatgaagaatcttgtgctgcatttgtatttatttttcagtttcttcattctgggatgtaattttattatggactatgcactcatatggcttgtaataatttgcatcatgcatgataggtaggtatgctcaaattgaccttggattgaccataggacctcaaaataacatgaaaaacctttttcataaaatgaataacttatacaaaggtttttaaatggttttgaagttaaaagaaggcaaaaactaaaattttcaaaggggtcggtcaaccggccattCGACCAAACCGTTAGAAATGagaaattttctcactcaattggatctcatatcaaaccatgttcaacatgaaaattgtggtattttaccatagcttgggtttgataccaagaacatccaaattggagttgcacagaaaaagttatggccaaaacactgaaatgtgttcgtaagagaaaaactcccttcatgtttcttccatctcattgatggacattttttcTTAATCCAAAAGTTATtatcttaaaatatgttcaacataaaagttgtgggattttctcttacctttctattggtatcaagaacatccaatttagagttgtataggaaaagttatggccaaaacactgaacagtGTCTGTGTAGAAAATTAGacgccggtcgaccgagcccttacagttcatttgtccccggtcgaccgaaccacctgggagtcaatattttgacctcccggtcgaccgagccttcactacagTTGACCGAAACTCGCTGATTtgagccccggtcgaccgaaactacttttggtcaacattttaactacccggt
This genomic stretch from Malania oleifera isolate guangnan ecotype guangnan chromosome 3, ASM2987363v1, whole genome shotgun sequence harbors:
- the LOC131151065 gene encoding putative beta-D-xylosidase, yielding MPLSHYSSNSSFFFVFFFFFFIFLFSCGDARGPFACDPANGLTRSLGFCRVNLSIQQRVRDLIARLTLQEKILLLVDNAAAVPRLGIQSYEWWSEALHGVSDLGPGVKFGGAFPGATSFPQVITTAASFNASLWRQIGQVVSDEARAMYNGGTAGLTYWSPNVNVLRDPRWGRAQETPGEDPAVVARYAVNYVKGLQSMAGGNRLKVAACCKHYTAYDLDNWKGVDRYHFNALVSEQDLEETFNVPFKACVMEGQVASVMCSYNQVNGRPTCADPNFRNIVRGQWHLNGYIVSDCDSVERLYNDQHYTKTPEDAAAQSIRAGLDLNCGTFLALHTAGAVQKGKLSEADVNWALTNTLTVQMRLGMFDGDPAAHAFGNLGPRDVCTQAHQSLALEAAHQGIVLLQNRGNSLPLSTSRHRIVAVIGPNSDATLTMIGNYHGAPCLFTSPLQGISKYAKTIHQLGCLDGVACNNNQLFARAEVAARRADATILVMGLDQSIEAEYLDRAGLLLPGLQQELILRAAQASKGPTILVLMSGGPVDISFAKNDPRIAAIVWAGYPGQAGGQAIADVLFGTANPGGKLPMTWYPNRYLSKVPMTNMALRSNPLTGYPGRTYRFYNGPVVFPFGFGLSYTKFVNTMVEAPTTVSVPVSSLHALKNSTQWSNTIRVTHTNCDKLSLGVHVDVQNIGSIDGPHTILLFSKSPKGKRAPIKQLVGFEKVHVVAGSRERVKIAVDVCKHLTVVDEDGIRRIPMGKHTLHLDDLKHSISLQASLDGERIKP